One window of Pectobacterium carotovorum genomic DNA carries:
- a CDS encoding diaminobutyrate--2-oxoglutarate transaminase translates to MMTDKVRIDSLGANSLNGNNETYLARQAEFESNVRSYPRKLPLAMAKAEGVWITDVENNQYLDCLAGAGTLALGHNHPDVLQSIQRVITSGLPLHTLDLTTPLKDQFSEYLLSLLPGQGKEYCLQFTGPSGADAVEAALKLAKKYTGRAGVISFSGGYHGMTHGALSVTGNLSPKEAVDGMMPEVQFMPYPHEYRCPLGIGGEAGVKALTYYFENLINDVESGVRKPAAVILEAVQGEGGVNPAPVEWLQRIRKVTQEHGILLIIDEVQAGFARTGKFFAFEHAGIEPDIIVMSKAVGGGLPLAVLGIKKQFDAWAPGHHTGTFRGNQLAMATGLTTLKHLKDNQVANKVAEQGEWLKAKLAELQKRYPVIGHIRGLGLMIGIEIVKPNEAQDHMGCYPADGELSALLQKKCFETGLILERGGRHGCVLRLLPSLLISNAELEIFLDKFENALLSAGVKPV, encoded by the coding sequence ATGATGACGGATAAAGTCCGTATTGACAGTTTAGGTGCGAATTCATTAAACGGAAACAATGAAACCTATTTGGCAAGACAAGCTGAATTTGAATCGAACGTGAGGAGTTATCCACGCAAATTGCCTCTGGCAATGGCGAAAGCCGAAGGCGTGTGGATCACCGATGTTGAGAATAATCAATATCTTGATTGTCTGGCCGGGGCGGGAACGCTGGCGCTTGGACATAACCATCCTGACGTGCTGCAAAGCATCCAACGTGTCATTACTAGCGGCTTGCCGTTACATACACTTGATCTGACAACGCCGTTGAAAGATCAGTTCTCCGAATATCTGCTTTCCTTATTGCCTGGTCAGGGCAAAGAGTACTGCCTCCAATTTACCGGCCCTTCTGGCGCCGATGCGGTCGAAGCTGCGCTGAAACTGGCAAAAAAATACACCGGTCGTGCTGGTGTGATCAGTTTCTCCGGTGGCTACCACGGCATGACGCATGGCGCGCTGTCGGTAACGGGTAACCTGTCACCGAAAGAAGCGGTCGACGGTATGATGCCTGAAGTCCAGTTTATGCCTTATCCGCATGAGTACCGCTGCCCGCTGGGCATTGGCGGTGAAGCGGGTGTGAAAGCATTAACCTACTACTTTGAAAACCTGATCAATGACGTTGAGAGTGGCGTGCGCAAACCAGCAGCGGTCATTCTGGAAGCGGTTCAGGGTGAAGGCGGCGTTAACCCGGCACCCGTCGAGTGGTTGCAACGCATCCGTAAAGTGACGCAGGAACACGGCATCCTGCTGATCATCGACGAAGTGCAGGCGGGCTTTGCTCGTACTGGTAAATTCTTCGCCTTTGAACACGCTGGCATTGAGCCAGATATCATCGTGATGTCTAAAGCAGTGGGGGGCGGCTTGCCATTAGCCGTTCTGGGTATCAAAAAGCAGTTCGATGCCTGGGCTCCGGGTCACCATACCGGTACCTTCCGCGGTAACCAACTGGCAATGGCAACTGGCCTGACGACGCTGAAGCACCTCAAAGACAATCAGGTAGCCAATAAAGTCGCTGAGCAAGGTGAATGGCTGAAAGCCAAACTGGCTGAGCTGCAAAAACGTTATCCGGTGATCGGCCACATTCGCGGTCTGGGATTAATGATCGGGATTGAGATTGTTAAGCCTAATGAAGCGCAGGATCACATGGGTTGCTACCCGGCTGACGGCGAGCTGTCTGCCCTGTTGCAGAAAAAATGCTTTGAAACGGGCCTGATTTTGGAGCGTGGTGGCCGTCATGGTTGCGTTCTGCGTCTGCTGCCTTCCCTGTTGATCAGCAATGCTGAATTGGAAATCTTCCTGGATAAATTTGAAAACGCCCTGCTGTCTGCTGGCGTGAAGCCAGTCTGA
- a CDS encoding glycoside hydrolase family 10 protein, with protein MKKPVVLITAALLLVGCASKPPSSLVTPLPPATQPLPAKSQQNKEPMRGVWLATVSRLDWPPMASVNASSPASRITQQQDALKGKLDKLKNLGINTVFFQVKPDGTALWPSKILPWSDTLTGNIGEEPGYDPLQFMLDEAHKRGMKVHAWFNPYRVSVNTKSATVTELNRTLSQNPASVFVLHRDWIRTAGDRFVLDPGIPEARSWITSIVAEVVAHYPIDGVQFDDYFYAESSGSMLNDGETFKKYGQGFGSKADWRRHNTQLLIEQVSRTIKQLKPEVEFGVSPAGVWRNRSHDAAGSDTRGAAAYDEAYADTRQWVQQGMLDYIAPQIYWPFARDAARYDVLAKWWADVVKPTKTRLYIGVALYKVGEPSKNEPDWTINGGVPELKKQLDLNDSMPQINGTILFRENYLNQPQTQEAVNYLRNRWNPI; from the coding sequence GTGAAAAAGCCGGTCGTACTTATTACTGCTGCGCTTCTACTTGTCGGTTGCGCGTCTAAACCACCGAGTTCGCTTGTCACCCCGCTTCCTCCTGCTACACAGCCGCTTCCGGCGAAATCTCAGCAGAATAAGGAACCCATGCGCGGTGTTTGGCTGGCGACAGTCTCCCGCTTGGATTGGCCGCCGATGGCATCCGTCAATGCCAGCAGCCCTGCTAGCCGCATAACTCAACAGCAAGACGCGCTGAAAGGCAAGCTGGATAAATTGAAAAATCTTGGTATCAATACCGTATTTTTCCAGGTTAAGCCTGATGGTACCGCGCTCTGGCCCTCTAAAATATTGCCCTGGTCAGATACGTTAACGGGCAATATTGGTGAGGAGCCGGGCTACGATCCGCTACAGTTCATGCTGGATGAAGCGCACAAACGCGGTATGAAAGTCCATGCCTGGTTTAATCCCTATCGCGTCTCCGTTAACACTAAATCTGCAACCGTGACGGAACTCAATCGCACCCTGTCGCAAAATCCTGCCAGCGTATTTGTGTTGCATCGTGACTGGATTCGCACGGCAGGCGATCGCTTTGTGCTCGACCCAGGTATCCCAGAAGCGCGAAGCTGGATCACCAGTATCGTGGCCGAAGTCGTGGCGCATTACCCTATTGATGGTGTGCAGTTCGATGATTACTTCTATGCCGAATCATCCGGCTCGATGCTTAACGATGGTGAGACTTTTAAGAAATATGGTCAGGGATTTGGCTCAAAGGCGGACTGGAGGCGGCACAATACGCAGTTATTGATTGAGCAGGTGTCGCGCACTATCAAGCAGCTGAAACCCGAGGTTGAATTCGGTGTAAGTCCCGCAGGCGTGTGGCGCAACCGGTCACACGATGCGGCAGGCTCCGACACGCGAGGCGCTGCGGCCTATGATGAGGCTTATGCCGATACTCGGCAATGGGTGCAACAAGGGATGCTGGATTACATCGCTCCACAAATATACTGGCCTTTCGCGCGCGATGCGGCTCGCTACGATGTATTGGCAAAATGGTGGGCAGATGTGGTGAAGCCGACAAAAACGCGCCTTTATATTGGCGTTGCGCTATATAAAGTGGGTGAACCTTCAAAGAATGAGCCGGACTGGACAATAAATGGCGGCGTGCCAGAGCTGAAAAAGCAGCTCGATTTGAACGATTCTATGCCGCAAATTAACGGTACGATTCTGTTCAGAGAGAACTATCTCAATCAGCCACAGACTCAGGAAGCGGTTAATTATCTCAGAAATCGCTGGAACCCGATTTAA
- a CDS encoding DUF2132 domain-containing protein gives MTAHTSKDPLHGVTLEMQVNALVARFGWVELGKRININCFKSDPSVKSSLKFLRRTPWARTEVEALYLDSLDGSAPVKPDDSAVDPWANSRRNKS, from the coding sequence ATGACAGCTCATACTTCTAAAGATCCTTTGCATGGCGTAACACTTGAAATGCAAGTCAATGCGCTGGTTGCCCGTTTTGGCTGGGTTGAGTTGGGTAAACGGATCAACATCAATTGCTTTAAAAGCGATCCAAGCGTTAAATCCAGTTTAAAGTTTCTGCGTCGGACACCCTGGGCGCGTACCGAAGTTGAAGCACTGTACCTTGATTCTCTGGACGGTTCCGCTCCCGTAAAACCAGATGATAGCGCCGTTGATCCTTGGGCTAATAGCCGCAGAAATAAGAGCTAA
- a CDS encoding PhoPQ-regulated protein, producing the protein MKVRTLYMAMLFISPSCLALSAGENNKNINLTHVISDYRISLASLPLDYSLLEKQQLPGVILQKYNLNSQVWSPQGVVSPERWQNEVHIYIPDSAREKNALVVINNGSNNNDSGSPVVPTNFSEEELSRIAVATRTVVISVSNVPNQVLSYQGVTTPLGEDDSVAYSWKLFIGDTRKYQNASLHIPMAASVSQAFRLAKKELAQQNITKFIVTGASKRGWAAWLTALSDPDVDAVVPFVVDLLDTKKSLEHMYQSYGKNWPVAFYPYYKQGVDQQIGTDEFASLMTLEDPLTYLNTDMGDRLKIDKYIINASGDDFYVPDNSHFYYDLLPGSKSLRVVPNSTHNGILSVAEQSLITFVNRFQGKQKLPEITEKVQGSGNGGKELMVSFSEKPATVLQWTAKNPAARDFRYACDVKYSSAPVSPAGGEILSIPLTTPDGGWQATYVEATFSDGYVATTQVYITPDEKYPETAPPSTGAVCQTLPGRGLNPASVKQ; encoded by the coding sequence ATGAAAGTTAGAACATTATATATGGCGATGCTGTTTATCTCGCCTAGTTGTTTGGCGTTGTCTGCGGGTGAAAACAATAAAAATATCAATCTGACGCATGTCATTTCTGATTACCGGATATCACTTGCGTCACTTCCTCTCGATTATTCTCTCCTGGAAAAACAACAACTCCCCGGGGTTATACTGCAGAAATATAACCTGAATTCACAGGTGTGGTCTCCACAAGGCGTCGTTTCCCCGGAACGCTGGCAGAACGAGGTGCATATCTATATTCCTGATTCAGCCAGAGAGAAAAATGCGCTTGTTGTTATCAATAACGGCAGCAACAATAATGACTCAGGCAGCCCTGTGGTGCCCACAAACTTCAGTGAGGAAGAACTTTCACGTATTGCGGTTGCCACACGAACTGTTGTTATATCCGTCAGTAACGTTCCTAATCAGGTGCTAAGTTATCAGGGAGTTACAACACCTCTGGGTGAAGATGACAGCGTGGCATATTCCTGGAAACTGTTTATCGGTGATACTCGGAAATACCAGAACGCGTCCCTTCATATCCCTATGGCGGCGTCGGTATCGCAGGCCTTCAGGCTGGCGAAGAAAGAACTGGCACAACAGAATATTACTAAATTTATTGTCACCGGAGCCTCCAAACGCGGCTGGGCCGCGTGGCTGACAGCGCTGTCGGACCCAGACGTCGATGCCGTTGTTCCTTTCGTTGTGGATCTGCTGGATACTAAAAAGTCTCTTGAACACATGTATCAGTCATACGGAAAAAACTGGCCAGTAGCCTTTTATCCGTATTATAAACAGGGCGTTGACCAGCAGATTGGTACGGATGAATTTGCAAGCCTGATGACGCTTGAAGATCCTCTGACTTATCTGAATACCGATATGGGTGACCGCCTGAAAATTGATAAATATATTATTAATGCCAGCGGTGATGATTTCTATGTACCTGACAACAGTCATTTTTATTATGACCTGTTACCCGGCTCAAAGTCCCTGCGGGTTGTACCTAACTCCACACATAACGGAATTTTGTCTGTTGCGGAGCAGTCGCTGATCACTTTTGTTAACCGTTTTCAGGGGAAGCAAAAGCTGCCTGAAATTACAGAAAAAGTACAGGGCAGCGGAAATGGGGGAAAAGAACTGATGGTCAGTTTTTCAGAGAAGCCTGCAACAGTTTTACAGTGGACAGCAAAGAACCCAGCGGCAAGGGATTTTCGCTATGCGTGCGATGTTAAATACAGTTCAGCTCCCGTCAGTCCGGCAGGCGGCGAGATACTCAGTATTCCGCTGACAACCCCGGACGGCGGATGGCAGGCGACCTACGTTGAAGCAACCTTCAGCGACGGGTATGTTGCCACAACACAGGTGTACATCACGCCGGACGAAAAATATCCGGAAACAGCGCCGCCGTCGACAGGGGCTGTCTGTCAGACTCTTCCTGGCCGGGGACTGAATCCCGCATCAGTGAAGCAGTAA
- a CDS encoding MarR family transcriptional regulator — MKNQTSEREYDAVDAILEQWRRERPDLDASPMGPIGRLRRCAVLMDQHLESCFSRFELSGWEFDMLATLRRAGAPHCLSPTELFSALMVTSGTMTHRLKRLETRGFIERVQNEQDARSMLVQLTSTGLELINCAVEAHIENERQVLSVLPAEVLAALDANLAILLRGLDNHSGRT, encoded by the coding sequence ATGAAAAATCAAACCAGCGAACGCGAATACGATGCGGTAGATGCCATCCTTGAACAGTGGCGGCGCGAACGGCCCGATCTGGATGCCAGCCCCATGGGACCGATTGGACGCCTCAGACGATGTGCTGTACTCATGGATCAGCATCTGGAATCCTGTTTCTCCAGATTCGAGCTGAGCGGTTGGGAGTTTGATATGCTTGCCACGCTGCGGCGTGCTGGTGCACCACATTGCCTTAGTCCGACGGAGCTGTTCTCTGCGCTGATGGTGACGTCAGGCACCATGACTCACCGACTCAAACGTCTTGAAACCCGCGGATTTATCGAACGCGTGCAGAATGAACAGGATGCACGCAGTATGCTCGTGCAACTCACTAGCACGGGGCTTGAACTGATTAATTGCGCGGTTGAAGCACACATTGAGAATGAGCGTCAGGTGTTATCGGTGCTGCCTGCCGAGGTTCTGGCTGCGCTTGACGCTAATCTTGCGATACTGTTGCGAGGGTTGGATAATCATTCTGGGCGTACTTAG
- a CDS encoding EamA family transporter, protein MNTTSSPHYWRDVILTALAPAIWGSTYIVTSEILPPDRPFTAALIRVLPAGLLLLLFTRRFPARQDWWRVVVLSALNIGVFQALLFVAAYRLPGGLAAVLGAIQPLLVMVLVWVVDHRAPRLATLWSAIIGVGGMAILLLSPQTTFEPVGVAAALLGAVCMATGVWLTRRWQLDLPVLPLTGWQLFIGGLMLAPVAWVVDAPLPALTLSQYAAYIYLCLAGAVISYGLWFRGITRLPTIAVASLGLLSPLTAVVLGWALLSQSMTGTAFLGLAIVLASVFAVQWTTARSK, encoded by the coding sequence ATGAACACTACATCCTCACCACACTATTGGCGTGACGTCATACTCACGGCGCTGGCTCCCGCGATTTGGGGATCTACCTACATTGTGACATCAGAAATTCTGCCACCGGATCGTCCCTTTACGGCGGCGCTTATCCGCGTGCTGCCTGCGGGTCTGCTACTGCTCTTATTCACTCGCCGTTTTCCCGCCCGGCAAGACTGGTGGCGAGTGGTCGTACTCAGCGCCCTGAATATCGGCGTTTTTCAGGCTCTGCTGTTCGTCGCCGCTTACCGTTTACCTGGCGGGCTGGCTGCGGTACTTGGCGCGATCCAGCCGCTGTTGGTCATGGTGTTAGTCTGGGTAGTGGATCATCGTGCGCCCAGACTGGCTACGCTGTGGTCAGCGATCATCGGTGTGGGCGGCATGGCTATTTTACTGCTGTCGCCGCAGACGACATTTGAGCCCGTGGGCGTCGCGGCCGCTCTGCTGGGTGCGGTCTGTATGGCGACGGGAGTCTGGTTAACGCGTCGCTGGCAACTTGATTTGCCCGTACTGCCGCTGACCGGCTGGCAACTCTTTATCGGTGGGTTGATGCTGGCCCCCGTCGCGTGGGTAGTCGATGCGCCTCTACCTGCGTTAACGCTGTCGCAATACGCCGCCTATATCTATCTCTGCTTGGCTGGTGCTGTGATCTCTTATGGGCTGTGGTTTCGTGGCATAACCCGTCTGCCGACAATTGCCGTTGCGTCATTGGGATTATTGAGTCCGTTAACTGCCGTCGTGCTGGGCTGGGCGTTACTTTCACAGTCGATGACCGGTACGGCGTTTCTGGGTTTGGCGATCGTCTTAGCCAGCGTCTTCGCCGTGCAATGGACGACGGCGCGAAGCAAGTAA
- the narI gene encoding respiratory nitrate reductase subunit gamma translates to MNFSNVFFFDIYPYLAMAIFLIGSWLRYDYGQYSWRAGSSQMLDKKGMRLASNLFHLGILGVFAGHFLGMLTPHWMYEAFLPMDVKQKMAMFGGGAAGLLTFVGGVLLLKRRLTNPRIRATSSVGDILILSLLVIQAGLGLLTIPFSAQHMDGSEMLKLVGWAQSVAFFQGGASEHLAGVALIFKLHIVLGLTLFVLFPFCRLVHIWSAPVEYLTRRYQLVRNRR, encoded by the coding sequence ATCAACTTCAGTAATGTGTTCTTTTTTGACATCTATCCCTACTTGGCGATGGCTATTTTCCTGATTGGCAGTTGGCTGCGTTATGACTACGGCCAGTACAGCTGGCGCGCAGGTTCGAGCCAAATGCTGGATAAGAAAGGGATGCGTCTGGCGTCTAACCTGTTCCATCTGGGGATTCTGGGCGTCTTTGCCGGGCACTTCCTCGGTATGTTGACGCCGCACTGGATGTACGAAGCCTTCCTGCCAATGGATGTAAAACAGAAAATGGCGATGTTCGGCGGTGGTGCGGCAGGTCTGCTGACGTTTGTCGGTGGCGTGCTGCTGTTAAAACGCCGTCTGACCAACCCACGCATTCGTGCCACGTCCAGCGTTGGCGACATTCTCATTCTGTCTCTGCTGGTGATTCAGGCGGGTTTGGGTCTACTGACCATCCCGTTCTCTGCACAGCATATGGACGGCAGTGAAATGCTAAAACTGGTCGGTTGGGCGCAGAGCGTGGCGTTCTTCCAGGGTGGAGCATCTGAGCATCTGGCGGGTGTTGCGCTGATCTTTAAGCTGCACATCGTGTTGGGTCTGACGCTGTTCGTTCTGTTCCCGTTCTGCCGTCTGGTTCACATCTGGAGCGCACCGGTCGAGTATCTGACGCGTCGCTACCAGTTAGTGCGTAACCGTCGCTAA
- the narJ gene encoding nitrate reductase molybdenum cofactor assembly chaperone → MISLRIIARLLDYPDSELWENRAELIEAVEQADALPLRESHQLMQFINTLCAQDLLDKQAEYSGLFDRGRATSLLLFEHVHGESRDRGQAMVDLMQQYQDAGLALDCRELPDYLPLYLEYLSRLEPAQSRTGLLDIAPILALIGARLQQRDSSYATLFDLLLALSGSDLKSDDVTHQVADEARDDTPQALDAVWEEEQVKFLGEEGCASAQQTQHQRRFAGAVVPQYLNLDATSAGGQR, encoded by the coding sequence ATGATTAGCCTGCGGATTATTGCCCGCCTGCTGGACTATCCCGATAGCGAGCTGTGGGAAAACCGGGCTGAGTTGATCGAAGCGGTAGAGCAGGCTGATGCTTTACCGCTGCGTGAGAGTCATCAGCTCATGCAGTTCATCAACACGCTGTGCGCGCAGGATCTGTTGGACAAACAGGCGGAGTATAGCGGCCTGTTTGACCGCGGTCGGGCGACCTCGCTGCTGCTGTTCGAACACGTTCACGGTGAGTCTCGCGATCGTGGTCAGGCGATGGTCGATCTCATGCAGCAATATCAGGATGCCGGTCTGGCGCTGGATTGCCGTGAGCTGCCGGACTACCTGCCGCTGTATCTTGAGTACCTGTCTCGTCTGGAGCCCGCGCAGAGTCGCACGGGTTTACTCGACATCGCGCCGATTCTGGCGTTGATTGGCGCGCGTTTACAGCAGCGTGACAGCAGCTATGCCACGCTGTTCGATCTGCTGTTGGCGTTGTCCGGTAGCGACCTGAAAAGTGACGATGTCACACATCAGGTGGCTGACGAAGCGCGTGACGACACGCCGCAGGCGCTGGATGCCGTGTGGGAAGAGGAACAGGTTAAGTTCCTCGGCGAAGAAGGCTGCGCATCGGCCCAACAAACGCAACACCAACGCCGCTTCGCTGGCGCGGTGGTGCCGCAATATCTGAATCTTGACGCGACATCGGCGGGAGGGCAACGCTAA
- the narH gene encoding nitrate reductase subunit beta, with protein sequence MKIRSQVGMVLNLDKCIGCHTCSVSCKNVWTSREGMEYAWFNNVETKPGVGYPHAWEDQEKWKGGWIRKISGKLEPRMGNRISVLSKIFANPDVPEIDDYYEPFDYDYQNLRKAPEGKHQPVARPRSLITGQRMKKIENGPNWEDDLGGEFSKRSKDKNFDPVHFNEMQKEMYGQFENTFMMYLPRLCEHCLNPACVATCPSGAIYKRGEDGIVLIDQDKCRGWRMCLTGCPYKKIYFNWKSGKSEKCIFCYPRIESGQPTLCSETCVGRIRYLGVLLYDADRIEQAASVENEKDLYQSQLNVFLDPHDPKVIEQALKDGIPNSVIEAAQQSPVYKMAMDWKLALPLHPEYRTLPMVWYVPPLSPIQSAADAGQLAHTGVLPDVESLRIPVQYLANLLTAGDTEPVLLALKRMLAMRHYKRAETVEGKIDASALEQVGLTEAQAQEMYRYLAIANYEDRFVIPSSHRELAREAFPESKGCGFSFGDGCHGSDTKFNLFNSKRIDAIDVSSKTRDMNSKIMRETNHD encoded by the coding sequence ATGAAAATTCGTTCACAAGTGGGCATGGTGCTGAATCTGGACAAATGCATCGGCTGTCACACCTGCTCCGTTAGCTGTAAAAACGTCTGGACCAGCCGTGAAGGGATGGAATACGCCTGGTTCAACAACGTCGAAACCAAACCGGGCGTGGGTTATCCCCATGCCTGGGAAGATCAGGAAAAATGGAAGGGCGGCTGGATCCGTAAAATCAGCGGCAAGCTCGAACCGCGTATGGGTAACCGCATCAGCGTGTTGTCCAAAATCTTTGCTAACCCAGATGTACCGGAAATCGACGACTACTATGAGCCGTTCGACTACGACTACCAGAATCTGCGTAAAGCGCCGGAAGGCAAGCATCAGCCTGTCGCCCGTCCGCGCTCGCTGATTACCGGTCAGCGGATGAAGAAAATCGAGAACGGCCCGAACTGGGAAGACGATCTGGGTGGTGAATTCAGCAAACGCTCCAAGGATAAGAACTTCGATCCTGTCCATTTCAACGAAATGCAGAAAGAGATGTACGGCCAGTTCGAAAACACGTTCATGATGTATTTGCCGCGTCTGTGCGAGCACTGCCTGAACCCAGCGTGTGTGGCGACCTGTCCGAGCGGCGCGATCTACAAACGCGGCGAAGACGGCATCGTCCTGATCGATCAGGACAAGTGTCGCGGCTGGCGTATGTGTTTGACCGGTTGCCCGTACAAGAAGATCTACTTCAACTGGAAGAGCGGCAAATCAGAAAAATGTATTTTCTGCTACCCGCGTATCGAAAGCGGTCAACCGACACTCTGTTCAGAAACCTGCGTCGGACGTATCCGCTATCTGGGCGTATTGCTCTATGATGCAGACCGCATCGAGCAAGCGGCTTCTGTGGAAAACGAGAAAGATCTGTACCAGAGCCAACTGAATGTGTTCCTTGACCCGCACGACCCGAAAGTCATTGAACAAGCGCTGAAAGATGGCATTCCAAACAGCGTCATTGAAGCGGCACAACAGTCGCCGGTGTACAAAATGGCGATGGACTGGAAGCTGGCGCTGCCGCTGCACCCAGAATACCGCACGCTGCCGATGGTGTGGTACGTGCCGCCGTTGTCACCGATTCAGTCTGCCGCGGATGCGGGTCAATTGGCGCACACTGGCGTATTGCCGGACGTCGAAAGCCTGCGTATCCCGGTGCAATATCTGGCGAACCTGCTGACCGCAGGCGATACCGAGCCCGTATTGCTGGCGCTGAAACGTATGCTGGCGATGCGTCACTACAAACGTGCAGAAACCGTAGAAGGCAAAATTGATGCCAGCGCGCTGGAGCAGGTTGGGCTGACTGAAGCGCAGGCGCAGGAAATGTACCGCTATCTGGCGATTGCGAACTACGAAGACCGTTTCGTGATTCCATCAAGCCATCGTGAGCTGGCGCGTGAAGCATTCCCAGAAAGCAAAGGCTGCGGCTTCAGCTTTGGCGATGGTTGCCACGGTAGCGATACCAAATTCAATCTGTTCAACAGCAAACGTATTGATGCCATCGATGTCAGCAGCAAAACGCGTGACATGAACAGCAAAATCATGCGGGAGACGAACCATGATTAG